One genomic region from Actinocatenispora thailandica encodes:
- a CDS encoding DeoR/GlpR family DNA-binding transcription regulator — protein MLAQQRQSAILDLVRRHGGVRVSDLVREFNVSDMTIRRDLESLAQRGLLAKVHGGATTLAPGSTDEPGFAAKSMRQQAEKEAIARRAAELVSPGTAIAMSAGTTTWTLAHQLLDVPALTVVTNSVPVAEVFYHNGRADQTVVLTGGIRTPSDALVGPFAETAIRSLNLDQLFLGVHGINERSGFTTPNLMEAETDRALVAAARRLVVLADHTKWETVGISTIARLDEADALVTDDGLPDDAQQILGGLVGDLLVAPAGATPDTDTDVDAGQASR, from the coding sequence ATGCTCGCACAGCAACGGCAGTCCGCGATCCTGGACCTGGTCCGCCGGCACGGTGGCGTCCGGGTCTCCGACCTGGTGCGCGAGTTCAACGTCTCGGACATGACGATCCGCAGAGACCTGGAATCGCTCGCCCAGCGCGGGCTGCTGGCCAAGGTGCACGGCGGCGCCACCACGCTCGCCCCCGGCTCCACCGACGAACCCGGGTTCGCCGCCAAGTCGATGCGCCAGCAGGCCGAGAAGGAGGCCATCGCGCGGCGGGCCGCCGAACTGGTCTCCCCCGGTACCGCGATCGCGATGTCCGCCGGCACCACCACCTGGACACTCGCGCACCAGCTGCTCGACGTACCGGCGCTGACCGTGGTGACCAACTCGGTGCCGGTGGCCGAGGTGTTCTACCACAACGGCCGCGCCGACCAGACCGTCGTGCTCACCGGCGGCATCCGTACCCCGTCCGACGCGCTGGTCGGCCCGTTCGCCGAGACCGCGATCCGGTCGCTCAACCTCGACCAGCTGTTCCTCGGGGTACACGGCATCAACGAGCGGTCCGGCTTCACCACGCCGAACCTGATGGAAGCGGAGACCGACCGGGCACTGGTGGCCGCCGCCCGCCGGCTGGTCGTGCTGGCCGACCACACCAAGTGGGAGACGGTCGGCATCTCCACCATCGCCCGGCTCGACGAGGCCGACGCGCTCGTCACCGACGACGGCCTGCCCGACGATGCCCAGCAGATCCTGGGCGGGCTGGTCGGCGACCTGCTCGTGGCGCCGGCCGGCGCCACGCCCGATACCGACACCGATGTGGATGCTGGACAGGCGAGTCGATGA
- the galT gene encoding galactose-1-phosphate uridylyltransferase, with protein MKRTPILLADGRELIYFDERDDADRSMPDRRDLPEPPPASELRYDPVLDEWVAVAAHRQNRTFLPPSDQCPLCPSTPERSTEIPAYDYDVVVFENRFPSFSHRIGDGAAGPLGTGAPPAVPGTEGLVPAVPGRGRCELVGFTADHDSSFARLTPQRVRTVVEAWADRTTELSALPGIAQVFCFENRGEEIGVTLHHPHGQIYGYPYVTPQTATALDSARRYGHRTGGRGLFADLLAAERADGSRVVASNEYWTAFVPAAARWPFEVHLYPHRQLPDIPALSDAERDAFGPLYLDVLGRFDALFDLPMPYVSAWHQAPVHADRHLAYLHLQLFSIRRAPGKLKYLAGSESAMGAFVNDIRPERAAQMLRESR; from the coding sequence ATGAAACGCACCCCGATCCTGCTGGCCGACGGCCGCGAGCTCATCTACTTCGACGAGCGCGACGACGCCGACCGCAGCATGCCGGACCGCCGCGATCTGCCGGAGCCACCGCCCGCCTCCGAGCTGCGGTACGACCCGGTGCTCGACGAGTGGGTCGCGGTCGCCGCGCACCGGCAGAACCGCACCTTCCTGCCGCCGTCGGACCAGTGCCCGCTGTGCCCGTCGACGCCGGAACGCTCCACCGAGATCCCGGCGTACGACTACGACGTGGTGGTGTTCGAGAACCGCTTCCCGTCGTTCAGTCACCGCATCGGCGACGGCGCCGCGGGCCCGCTCGGCACCGGTGCCCCGCCGGCCGTGCCCGGCACCGAGGGCCTGGTACCGGCCGTGCCCGGTCGGGGCCGCTGCGAGCTGGTGGGGTTCACCGCCGACCACGACTCGTCGTTCGCGCGGCTGACCCCGCAGCGGGTGCGTACCGTCGTGGAAGCCTGGGCCGACCGGACCACCGAGCTGTCCGCGCTGCCCGGCATCGCGCAGGTGTTCTGCTTCGAGAACCGGGGCGAGGAGATCGGCGTCACCCTGCACCACCCGCACGGCCAGATCTACGGCTACCCGTACGTGACGCCGCAGACCGCGACCGCCCTGGACTCGGCCCGGCGGTACGGGCACCGGACCGGCGGCCGGGGCCTGTTCGCCGACCTGCTCGCCGCCGAGCGCGCGGACGGCTCCCGGGTGGTGGCCAGCAACGAGTACTGGACGGCGTTCGTGCCGGCCGCCGCTCGCTGGCCGTTCGAGGTGCACCTCTACCCGCACCGCCAGCTGCCCGACATCCCCGCCCTGTCCGATGCGGAACGGGACGCCTTCGGACCACTCTACCTGGACGTACTGGGACGTTTCGACGCGCTGTTCGACCTGCCGATGCCGTACGTGTCGGCCTGGCACCAGGCCCCGGTACACGCCGACCGGCACCTCGCCTACCTGCACCTTCAGCTGTTCTCCATCCGCCGCGCGCCGGGCAAGCTCAAGTACCTGGCAGGATCGGAGTCGGCGATGGGGGCATTCGTCAACGACATCCGCCCGGAACGGGCGGCGCAGATGTTGAGGGAGTCGAGGTAG
- the galE gene encoding UDP-glucose 4-epimerase GalE, with protein sequence MKLLVTGGAGYIGSIVTRQLLAAGHQVEILDDLSKGFRDNVPDGVPFHQLSIHDVAQVLTPDAGFDGVLHFAAKIAVEESVSNPGLYWDTNVRGTLDLLDAVRAAGTPRLIFSSTGTVHGNVSGDDPSAKITEDAPVAPTNPYSSSKLMIDLMLAGECGGSNLGAVSLRYFNAAGASLSDAGHLGERHEPETHLIPIALQAAAGDRGEFFLFGDDYDTPDGTCIRDYIHVEDLATAHLLALDNTEPGQHKIFNLGNGNGYSNKQVIDVVREVTGAKLPVTLAPRRDGDAVVVVASSEKARRELGWVPTKPRLSDIIADAWTFYQYDKGRS encoded by the coding sequence GTGAAGCTTCTCGTCACCGGCGGCGCCGGGTACATCGGCAGCATCGTCACCCGCCAGCTGCTCGCGGCCGGTCACCAGGTGGAGATCCTGGACGACCTGTCGAAGGGCTTCCGGGACAACGTGCCCGACGGGGTGCCGTTCCACCAGCTGTCGATCCACGACGTCGCGCAGGTGCTGACCCCGGACGCCGGGTTCGACGGGGTGCTGCACTTCGCCGCGAAGATCGCCGTCGAGGAGTCGGTGTCCAACCCGGGGCTGTACTGGGACACGAACGTGCGCGGCACGCTCGACCTGCTGGACGCGGTGCGCGCCGCGGGCACCCCGCGGCTGATCTTCTCCTCCACCGGTACGGTGCACGGCAACGTGTCCGGCGACGACCCGTCCGCGAAGATCACCGAGGACGCGCCGGTCGCGCCAACGAATCCGTACTCGTCCAGCAAGCTGATGATCGACCTGATGCTGGCCGGCGAGTGCGGCGGCTCGAACCTCGGCGCGGTGAGCCTGCGGTACTTCAACGCGGCCGGCGCGTCACTGTCCGACGCCGGGCACCTCGGCGAGCGGCACGAACCGGAGACCCACCTGATCCCGATCGCGCTGCAGGCCGCGGCCGGCGACCGGGGCGAGTTCTTCCTGTTCGGCGACGACTACGACACGCCGGACGGCACCTGCATCCGCGACTACATCCACGTCGAGGACCTGGCCACCGCGCACCTGCTGGCGCTGGACAACACCGAGCCGGGGCAGCACAAGATCTTCAACCTGGGCAACGGCAACGGGTACAGCAACAAGCAGGTGATCGACGTGGTCCGGGAGGTGACCGGGGCGAAGCTGCCGGTGACCCTCGCGCCGCGCCGGGACGGCGACGCGGTGGTCGTCGTCGCCTCCTCGGAGAAGGCCCGCCGGGAGCTCGGCTGGGTGCCGACGAAGCCGCGGCTGTCCGACATCATCGCCGACGCCTGGACCTTCTACCAGTACGACAAGGGCCGGTCGTGA
- the galK gene encoding galactokinase, whose translation MSSFAEVFGGEPDGVWYAPGRVNLIGEHTDYNDGFVLPFALAQRTTVTARRSAGPQWTVHSTLTKETVQIDEAAAATPGALAGWSAYVAGVVWAMHEAGHRVAGAELFIDSDVPLGAGLSSSHALECAVLGALTDLSDVDIPVTARPRLVQRSENGYVGAPTGILDQSASILCQAGHALFLDCRDLSNEQVPFDLAAAGLALLVIDTRAPHQHTDGEYAKRRSACEAAARVLGVPALRDVSGEHLDAALAALPDDESRRRVRHVVTENQRVLDTVSLLRAGQLRAIGPLLSASHTSMRDDYEITVPPVDTAVAAALSAGAYGARMTGGGFGGCVLALTDAGAVDEVQQAVRNAFASNGFTEPATFLAVPSQGAGRLA comes from the coding sequence ATGAGTTCCTTCGCCGAGGTGTTCGGCGGGGAGCCGGACGGCGTATGGTACGCGCCCGGTCGGGTCAACCTGATCGGCGAGCACACCGACTACAACGACGGGTTCGTGCTGCCGTTCGCCCTGGCGCAGCGCACCACCGTCACCGCCCGGCGGTCAGCTGGTCCACAGTGGACTGTCCATTCGACGCTGACCAAGGAGACCGTCCAGATCGACGAGGCCGCGGCGGCCACCCCGGGCGCGCTGGCCGGCTGGTCGGCGTACGTCGCCGGGGTGGTCTGGGCGATGCACGAGGCCGGGCACCGGGTCGCCGGCGCCGAGCTGTTCATCGACTCCGACGTGCCGCTCGGTGCCGGGCTGTCCTCCTCGCACGCGCTGGAGTGCGCGGTGCTCGGCGCGCTCACTGATCTGTCCGATGTGGACATACCGGTGACCGCCCGGCCGCGGCTGGTGCAACGCTCGGAGAACGGTTACGTCGGCGCGCCCACCGGCATCCTGGACCAGTCCGCATCGATCCTGTGCCAGGCCGGGCACGCGCTGTTCCTCGACTGCCGGGACCTGTCCAACGAGCAGGTACCGTTCGACCTCGCCGCCGCGGGCCTGGCCCTGCTGGTCATCGACACCCGGGCGCCCCACCAGCACACCGACGGCGAGTACGCCAAGCGCCGGTCGGCGTGCGAGGCGGCCGCGCGGGTCCTCGGCGTCCCGGCGCTGCGCGACGTCTCCGGCGAACACCTCGACGCCGCGCTCGCCGCCCTGCCGGACGACGAGTCGCGTCGCCGGGTCCGGCACGTCGTCACCGAGAACCAGCGGGTACTGGACACCGTGTCGCTGCTGCGGGCCGGACAGCTGCGAGCGATCGGCCCGCTGCTGTCCGCGTCGCACACCTCGATGCGGGACGACTACGAGATCACCGTGCCGCCGGTCGACACCGCGGTCGCCGCCGCGCTGTCCGCCGGGGCGTACGGGGCGCGGATGACCGGCGGCGGCTTCGGCGGCTGCGTGCTGGCACTCACCGATGCCGGCGCGGTCGACGAGGTGCAGCAGGCGGTCCGGAACGCCTTCGCCAGCAACGGTTTCACCGAACCGGCGACGTTCCTCGCGGTGCCCTCGCAGGGCGCCGGCCGGCTCGCCTGA
- a CDS encoding GNAT family N-acetyltransferase, producing the protein MIELDSSAQALAYRGAYDDQLRGRAGSGNGGQIERVGPLVRKTALEGAGFVLYRDLGGLRGAELDALIDDQVRHFAALGQSFEWKWHHYDEPDDLTDRLRAKGFTPEEDETIHIGPVAPLAVPATVADGVVVRAVTGRADLERIRAMEEKVWGFDHSWLPDALTRFMDPEDGDPAVVVLAEAGDEVVCASWVVFHTGTEFASLWGGSTLPQWRGKGIYRALVAHRARLAAERGYRYLQVDASPDSRPILTRLGLRPVAVTVPYIWRPSE; encoded by the coding sequence GTGATCGAACTGGACAGCTCAGCCCAGGCCCTGGCGTACCGCGGGGCGTACGACGACCAACTGCGCGGCCGGGCGGGCAGCGGCAACGGCGGCCAGATCGAGCGGGTCGGTCCGCTCGTGCGGAAGACCGCGCTGGAAGGCGCCGGCTTCGTGCTGTACCGCGATCTCGGCGGGCTGCGCGGTGCCGAGCTGGACGCGCTGATCGACGACCAGGTGCGGCACTTCGCGGCGCTCGGCCAGTCGTTCGAATGGAAGTGGCACCACTACGACGAGCCGGACGATCTGACCGATCGGTTGCGCGCCAAGGGTTTCACCCCGGAAGAGGACGAGACCATCCACATCGGGCCGGTGGCGCCGCTCGCCGTGCCGGCCACGGTAGCGGACGGGGTGGTGGTCCGGGCGGTTACCGGTCGCGCCGACCTGGAGCGGATCCGCGCGATGGAGGAGAAGGTCTGGGGGTTCGACCACTCCTGGCTACCGGACGCGCTGACCCGGTTCATGGATCCCGAGGACGGTGATCCGGCCGTCGTGGTTCTCGCCGAGGCCGGTGACGAGGTCGTCTGCGCATCCTGGGTGGTGTTCCACACCGGTACCGAGTTCGCCTCGCTGTGGGGTGGATCGACGTTGCCACAGTGGCGCGGCAAGGGCATCTACCGGGCGCTGGTGGCGCACCGGGCGCGGCTCGCCGCCGAGCGCGGTTACCGCTACCTGCAGGTCGACGCGTCGCCGGACAGCCGACCGATCCTGACCCGGCTCGGCCTGCGCCCGGTCGCCGTCACCGTTCCGTACATCTGGCGCCCGTCCGAGTAG
- a CDS encoding NADP-dependent isocitrate dehydrogenase has translation MAKIKVANPVVELDGDEMTRIIWKQIKDQLILPYLDVDLEYYDLGIEHRDATDDQVTIDAANAIKKHGVGVKCATITPDEARVEEFGLKKMWRSPNGTIRNILGGVIFREPIVMSNIPRYVPGWTKPIVIGRHAHGDQYKASDFVVPGPGKVTITYTPSGEGAPMEFNVADFNGGGVAVGMYNFDDSIRDFARASLRYGLERKYPVYLSTKNTILKAYDGRFKDIFAEIFEAEFKADFDAAGIWYEHRLIDDMVAQAIKGDGGYVWACKNYDGDVQSDVVAQGFGSLGLMTSVLMTPDGRTVEAEAAHGTVTRHYRRYQQGEKTSTNPVASIFAWSRGLEHRGKLDNTPELAEFAHQVEAACVETVEAGQMTKDLALLIGKDAPWQSTDEFMSSIADRLAAKRA, from the coding sequence ATGGCCAAGATCAAGGTAGCCAACCCGGTCGTCGAGCTCGACGGCGACGAGATGACCCGGATCATCTGGAAGCAGATCAAGGACCAGCTGATCCTGCCGTATCTCGATGTCGATCTTGAGTACTACGACCTGGGCATCGAGCACCGCGACGCGACCGACGACCAGGTCACGATCGACGCGGCGAACGCGATCAAGAAGCACGGCGTCGGCGTCAAGTGCGCGACGATCACCCCGGACGAGGCGCGGGTCGAGGAGTTCGGCCTGAAGAAGATGTGGCGCTCGCCCAACGGCACCATCCGCAACATCCTCGGCGGCGTGATCTTCCGCGAGCCGATCGTGATGTCCAACATCCCGCGGTACGTGCCGGGTTGGACCAAGCCGATCGTGATCGGCCGGCACGCGCACGGCGACCAGTACAAGGCGAGTGACTTCGTGGTGCCGGGGCCGGGCAAGGTGACGATCACCTACACGCCGTCCGGCGAGGGTGCGCCGATGGAGTTCAACGTCGCCGACTTCAACGGCGGCGGCGTCGCGGTCGGCATGTACAACTTCGACGACTCGATCCGGGACTTCGCCCGCGCGTCGCTCCGGTACGGGCTGGAGCGCAAGTACCCGGTCTACCTGTCGACGAAGAACACCATCCTGAAGGCGTACGACGGCCGGTTCAAGGACATCTTCGCGGAGATCTTCGAGGCGGAGTTCAAGGCCGACTTCGACGCCGCCGGCATCTGGTACGAGCACCGGCTGATCGACGACATGGTGGCGCAGGCCATCAAGGGCGACGGCGGCTACGTGTGGGCCTGCAAGAACTACGACGGCGACGTGCAGTCCGACGTCGTCGCGCAGGGCTTCGGCTCGCTCGGCCTGATGACCTCGGTGCTGATGACCCCGGACGGCCGTACGGTCGAGGCCGAGGCCGCGCACGGCACCGTGACCCGGCACTACCGGCGCTACCAGCAGGGCGAGAAGACCTCGACCAACCCGGTCGCGTCGATCTTCGCCTGGAGCCGGGGCCTGGAGCACCGTGGCAAGCTGGACAACACCCCGGAGCTGGCCGAGTTCGCCCACCAGGTCGAGGCGGCCTGCGTGGAGACCGTCGAGGCCGGCCAGATGACCAAGGACCTGGCGCTGCTCATCGGCAAGGACGCCCCGTGGCAGTCCACCGACGAGTTCATGTCCTCGATCGCCGACCGGCTCGCCGCGAAGCGCGCCTGA
- a CDS encoding malate dehydrogenase, which yields MAGKVSVIGAGAYGATTAHRLAECDAFDTVVLTDVVEGRAEGLALDIGQCRPIVGFETHVVGRTTGRGGDGYDVLAGSDVVVLAAGVPRTPGMSRQELLDTNAAVVRDAAAQIARHAAGAVLIVVTNPLDEMTALAQRVTGFPPSRVIGQGGVLDSARFSTFVADELGVPVSSVRTLTLGSHGDAMVPVPSRSTVDGRPLAEVVDADALDALTERTRTGGGEIVALLKTGSAYHAPSAAAAAMARAIAGDTGAVLPACAWLTGEYGIADVYLGVPVELGVTGVRRVVTTPLAESELAALTEAADTLRERQARLR from the coding sequence ATGGCCGGCAAGGTGTCGGTGATCGGTGCCGGTGCGTACGGCGCGACGACGGCGCACCGGTTGGCCGAGTGCGACGCGTTCGACACGGTGGTGTTGACCGACGTGGTGGAGGGCCGGGCCGAGGGGCTGGCGCTGGACATCGGTCAGTGCCGGCCGATCGTCGGGTTCGAGACGCATGTGGTGGGGCGCACCACCGGTCGCGGTGGCGACGGGTACGACGTGCTGGCCGGGTCGGATGTGGTGGTGCTCGCGGCGGGGGTGCCGCGCACCCCGGGGATGAGCCGGCAGGAGCTGTTGGACACCAATGCGGCGGTGGTGCGGGACGCGGCGGCGCAGATCGCCCGGCATGCGGCCGGCGCGGTGTTGATCGTGGTGACCAATCCGCTGGACGAGATGACCGCGCTGGCGCAGCGGGTCACCGGGTTCCCGCCGTCCCGGGTGATCGGCCAGGGTGGGGTGCTGGATTCGGCTCGGTTCAGCACGTTCGTGGCGGATGAGCTCGGTGTGCCGGTCTCGTCGGTTCGTACCCTCACGCTCGGGTCGCACGGCGACGCGATGGTGCCGGTACCGTCGCGGTCGACCGTGGATGGCCGGCCGCTGGCGGAGGTGGTCGACGCGGACGCGCTGGACGCGTTGACCGAGCGGACCCGTACCGGTGGTGGCGAGATCGTGGCGCTGCTCAAGACCGGGTCGGCGTACCACGCGCCGTCCGCGGCGGCCGCTGCGATGGCGCGGGCGATCGCCGGGGACACCGGCGCGGTGCTGCCCGCCTGCGCGTGGCTGACCGGCGAGTACGGCATCGCCGACGTGTATCTCGGGGTGCCGGTGGAGCTCGGGGTGACCGGGGTGCGCCGGGTCGTGACGACGCCGCTGGCCGAGTCGGAGCTGGCGGCGCTGACCGAGGCGGCGGACACCCTCCGGGAGCGGCAGGCGAGGCTGCGCTGA
- a CDS encoding bifunctional methylenetetrahydrofolate dehydrogenase/methenyltetrahydrofolate cyclohydrolase, protein MSEQATILDGKATAAAIKDELRARVKALTERGSTPGLGTILVGDDPGSHAYVAGKHRDCAEVGITSIRRDLPADATQADVERAVDELNADPACTGYIVQLPLPDQIDTQAILERIDPVKDADGLHPVSLGRLVLGEAGALPCTPRGIVELLTRYGVALRGAEVTIIGRGTTVGRPLGLLLTRRSENATVTLCHTGTRDVAAHTRNADVVVVAAGRPHLLTADMIKPGAAVLDVGITRVPQESGKAKLVGDVHPEVREVAGYLAPMPGGVGPMTRAMLLTNVVEAAEARLG, encoded by the coding sequence GTGAGCGAGCAGGCGACGATTCTCGACGGCAAGGCGACCGCTGCGGCGATCAAGGACGAGCTGCGGGCGCGGGTCAAGGCGCTGACCGAGCGGGGCAGCACTCCGGGGCTGGGCACCATCCTGGTCGGTGACGACCCCGGTTCGCACGCGTACGTGGCGGGCAAGCACCGGGACTGCGCCGAGGTCGGCATCACCTCGATCCGCCGCGACCTGCCGGCCGACGCGACGCAGGCGGACGTCGAGCGCGCGGTCGACGAGCTGAACGCCGACCCGGCCTGCACCGGCTACATCGTGCAGCTGCCGCTGCCGGACCAGATCGACACCCAGGCGATCCTGGAGCGGATCGATCCGGTCAAGGACGCCGACGGGCTGCACCCGGTCAGCCTGGGCCGGCTGGTGTTGGGCGAGGCCGGCGCGTTGCCGTGCACGCCGCGCGGCATCGTGGAGCTGCTCACCCGGTACGGGGTGGCCCTGCGCGGCGCGGAGGTCACCATCATCGGCCGCGGCACCACGGTGGGCCGGCCGCTCGGCCTGCTGCTGACCCGGCGCAGCGAGAACGCCACGGTGACGCTGTGCCACACCGGTACCAGGGACGTCGCGGCACACACCCGGAACGCCGACGTGGTGGTGGTCGCGGCCGGCCGGCCGCACCTGCTGACCGCGGACATGATCAAGCCCGGCGCGGCCGTGCTGGATGTGGGTATCACTCGGGTACCGCAGGAGTCCGGCAAGGCGAAGCTGGTCGGTGACGTGCACCCGGAGGTCCGGGAGGTCGCCGGCTACCTGGCCCCGATGCCCGGTGGTGTCGGCCCGATGACTCGCGCGATGCTGCTGACCAACGTGGTGGAGGCCGCCGAGGCGCGGCTCGGCTGA
- a CDS encoding UBP-type zinc finger domain-containing protein produces the protein MPCIHMDQAAEQPDPPPQTPAGCTDCLAEGRHDWVHLRLCLTCGHVGCCDSSPATHATRHYQHTEHPVVRSAEPGESWRWCFPDELVG, from the coding sequence ATGCCCTGTATTCACATGGACCAGGCGGCCGAGCAGCCCGACCCGCCGCCGCAGACGCCGGCCGGCTGCACCGACTGCCTGGCCGAGGGCCGGCACGACTGGGTGCACCTGCGGCTGTGCCTGACCTGTGGTCATGTCGGTTGCTGTGACTCGTCGCCGGCCACCCACGCGACCCGCCACTACCAGCACACCGAGCATCCGGTGGTGCGCTCGGCCGAGCCGGGCGAGTCGTGGCGCTGGTGCTTTCCCGACGAGTTGGTCGGCTGA
- a CDS encoding pentapeptide repeat-containing protein — protein sequence MTDEDERPERVGERIDHEDWACATVERQRFVDCEFVEADLTELTATACTFERCTFVGARLNAAVLTRCALLHCTLRAASLFGVTFDDCKLTGSTFLGCTLRPLTVRGGDWSYVSLRGHDLGRLDLRKVRLREADLSESDLSRADLRDADLGYAKLSHVKLVDTDLRGADLTAVALRGLDLTGARIDLGQAVQVASSYGAVVEA from the coding sequence ATGACCGACGAGGACGAACGACCGGAGCGGGTCGGTGAGCGGATCGACCACGAAGACTGGGCCTGCGCGACGGTCGAGCGGCAGCGCTTCGTCGACTGCGAGTTCGTCGAGGCCGACCTGACGGAGCTGACCGCGACCGCGTGTACCTTCGAACGGTGCACCTTCGTCGGGGCCCGGTTGAACGCCGCCGTGCTGACCCGGTGCGCGCTGCTGCACTGCACGTTGCGAGCGGCGTCGCTGTTCGGCGTCACGTTCGACGACTGCAAGCTGACCGGCAGCACGTTCCTGGGCTGCACGCTGCGACCGCTGACCGTCCGCGGCGGCGACTGGTCGTACGTGTCGCTGCGCGGGCACGACCTCGGCCGGCTCGACCTGCGCAAGGTTCGGCTGCGCGAGGCCGACCTGTCCGAGTCCGACCTGAGCCGGGCGGACCTGCGCGACGCCGACCTCGGGTACGCGAAGCTGTCGCACGTCAAGCTGGTCGACACGGACCTGCGTGGAGCCGACCTGACCGCGGTCGCGCTGCGCGGGCTCGATCTCACCGGCGCCCGCATCGATCTCGGCCAGGCCGTCCAGGTGGCCAGCTCGTACGGCGCGGTCGTCGAGGCGTAA
- a CDS encoding TetR/AcrR family transcriptional regulator has protein sequence MTEIPAPPWRTGKRPVRQPLSQDAIVAAAIRVLDAEGLDAVSMRRVAQELGTGPASLYAHVANKDELYELMLDAVVGETVEEAERAVSEPDWQQGARRIARAGRDALRRHRDLARVAMTGFPFAPNSMRVTESYLAILRGAGLPDQIVAWAVDRLALYVTADVLEGAYYYAKGWKTEEEAHAHLDQAAEYLRTLPAERFPHIVSMVDALMSGGSDERFEQGLDMILDGVAKYLP, from the coding sequence ATGACCGAGATCCCGGCGCCACCCTGGCGCACCGGAAAGCGGCCGGTGCGCCAGCCGCTCAGCCAGGACGCGATCGTCGCCGCCGCGATCCGGGTGCTCGACGCCGAGGGGTTGGACGCCGTCTCGATGCGCCGCGTAGCGCAGGAACTCGGTACCGGGCCCGCATCGCTCTACGCGCACGTCGCGAACAAGGACGAACTGTACGAACTGATGCTGGACGCGGTGGTCGGCGAGACCGTCGAGGAGGCCGAGCGCGCGGTGTCCGAACCCGACTGGCAGCAGGGCGCCCGGCGGATCGCCCGCGCCGGCCGGGACGCGCTGCGCCGGCACCGCGACCTCGCCCGGGTCGCGATGACCGGGTTCCCGTTCGCGCCGAACAGCATGCGGGTCACCGAGTCGTACCTGGCGATCCTGCGCGGCGCCGGGCTGCCCGACCAGATCGTCGCCTGGGCCGTCGACCGGCTCGCCCTGTACGTGACGGCCGACGTGCTGGAGGGCGCGTACTACTACGCCAAGGGCTGGAAGACCGAGGAGGAGGCGCACGCCCACCTGGACCAGGCCGCCGAATACCTGCGGACGCTGCCGGCCGAGCGCTTCCCGCACATCGTGTCGATGGTGGACGCGCTGATGTCCGGCGGCTCCGACGAGCGGTTCGAGCAGGGCCTCGACATGATCCTGGACGGGGTCGCCAAGTACCTGCCGTGA